In Trichoderma atroviride chromosome 2, complete sequence, one DNA window encodes the following:
- a CDS encoding uncharacterized protein (MEROPS:MER0017622), which yields MSRGYDDEGDSPVMDDSTCGTDGALDRVLGFGQKQLKCVPAIFIHAGAGFHSHQNEHVHLQACVAACEMGMKFLKAGATATEAVEAALVILENKEITNAGYGSNLSIDGTVECDATIVDHLGRSGACGAVPNVRNPISLAKLILDTSNEPLSLRRVPPKCPRRRRSEKFC from the exons ATGAGCCGTGGCTATGACGATGAAGGAGATTCCCCCGTAATGGACGACAGCACTTGTGGTACCGACGGTGCACTCGACCGGGTTCTTGGCTTTGGTCAGAAGCAGCTCAAATGCGTTCCGGCAATCTTCATCCATGCCGGAGCTGGCTTCCACAGCCACCAAAACGAACAtgtccatcttcaagccTGCGTTGC GGCCTGCGAGATGGGCATGAAATTCCTAAAAGCCGGTGCCACTGCTACCGAGGCAGTTGAAGCTGCCCTGGTGATCCTCGAGAACAAAGAGATCACCAACGCCGGCTATGGCTCCAATTTATCAATCGACGGCACCGTCGAGTGTGATGCGACAATTGTTGATCATTTGGGCCGTAGCGGTGCCTGTGGCGCCGTTCCAA ACGTTCGGAATCCCATATCACTGGCCAAGCTCATCTTGGACACAAGTAACGAACCCCTGAGCCTCCGCCGTGTCCCCCCCAAATGCCCTCGTCGGCGAAGGAGCGAGAAGTTTTGCTGA
- a CDS encoding uncharacterized protein (EggNog:ENOG41) encodes MASMHTYPSITDAGVAPSPAAVGVDASNPSDGASPYDTSSMSQQPSPRQLPHQHLGLVTQSSQQQLHQQAQKQQQQQQQQQPAQRSVKRPRPVKSCTECRKRKLRCDRACPCSQCHKANRECKYAPDQESGNLSDGSDAEAAEPSRPAKRNFSHSTIPPMASSPYNEAPSAARSSRPTDSTSLPMLEDLSIRMERLEKHVLVRSTSRSDLGGPRIVAAAPETIRGLTVKRDALRTRYFGQNDPRVLLNLFDDAKAYVTHNCQREPFPSFEILHKHIRSESAKALTPITVFVDSMMPIHKRMTDILPKKSICDRLVTAYIETSETQYRIIHVPTFAEQYNQYWEGKPQPEHFLPQLLSVIAVSSRYESKSRGLATERIEGVHIPTACALVRIWLDSLKGKQLVELATLQAEVLLLLAQRMIITRPQDSWNHLGFVVRMAMSMGLHRDPSEFEPRMTPFHGEIRRRLWFTVLDMDLYMSILANMPCLVREGDYTCRPPRNLDDSELFPEMTELPPSRPLDQVTDSQMQVYASMTLPTRMKVAHMINRIDTIRDYQEVLDVGGKLERFIEDINYIFPRHALNDIGKSRLWRNRVILDMHVRRPLLALYRPFAMAAPEAPTLISRAYLRSCMVILKYLDELDPTLPHFDDIYQMYMQLLKRDIIQASLSVCYFIKSAIRPSANSSMLAQQGLRASPGPSDDVPSYIPFPTYVPDDLMLWSPSRLISTVQKIIELLVGQVRGSDLKDILCVAVVLESVRKADVRSEEITNTMFDLLNACLRATNMTTEKLRNPSLGNVNEYQRDAYAHGRMPYIQQGYGMGGMSDHTQEFGGWIMWDGWD; translated from the exons ATGGCTTCAATGCATACGTATCCTTCCATCACGGACGCGGGAGTGGCGCCCTCGCCCGCCGCCGTGGGCGTTGATGCTTCCAACCCGAGTGACGGAGCGAGTCCCTACGACACTTCCTCAATGTCTCAGCAGCCCTCGCCGCGACAGCTGCCGCACCAGCATCTCGGCCTGGTGACACAGTCgtcgcagcaacagcttcaCCAACAggcgcagaagcagcagcagcagcagcagcaacaacagcctgCCCAGCGCAGCGTCAAGCGACCAAGGCCCGTCAAGTCATGCACCGAGTGTCGCAAGCGCAAGCTTCGCTGCGACCGTGCCTGTCCCTGCTCACAATGCCACAAGGCGAACCGCGAATGCAAGTACGCGCCGGATCAGGAGTCGGGCAACCTGTCCGACGGCTCAGAtgcagaggctgctgagccCAGCCGGCCGGCCAAGCGCAACTTTTCGCACAGCACTATCCCTCCCATGGCCAGTAGTCCATACAACGAAGCTCCTTCTGCGGCCAGATCGTCAAGACCTACCGATTCTACGAGCCTGCCGATGCTCGAAGACCTCTCCATACGAATGGAACGACTGGAGAAGCATGTTCTTGTGCGAAGCACGAGCAGATCCGACCTTGGCGGGCCCAGGATAGTTGCGGCAGCTCCAGAGACTATACGGGGGTTGACGGTGAAGCGCGATGCCTTGCGAACGCGATATTTTGGGCAAAACGACCCTCGAGTGCTATTGAATCTG TTTGACGATGCAAAGGCATATGTAACTCACAACTGCCAGCGAGAGCCTTTCCCCAGCTTTGAAATCCTACATAAGCACATACGAAGCGAGTCGGCCAAGGCGTTGACCCCAATCACCGTCTTTGTGGACTCCATGATGCCAATCCACAAGAGAATGACGGATATCCTGCCGAAAAAGTCCATCTGTGATAGACTGGTGACTGCGTATATCGAAACATCAGAGACCCAGTACAGAATCATTCACGTCCCGACCTTTGCGGAACAGTACAATCAATACTGGGAGGGCAagccgcagccagagcaTTTCCTCCCGCAGCTGCTCTCCGTGATAGCAGTTTCGTCTAGATATGAATCCAAATCCAGGGGCCTAGCTACCGAGCGCATAGAAGGCGTGCACATCCCGACCGCATGTGCACTGGTTAGGATTTGGTTGGACAGCTTAAAGGGTAAACAGCTTGTTGAGCTTGCTACGTTGCAGGCCGAggtgcttctgctgctcgcaCAGAGGATGATCATCACACGCCCGCAGGATTCCTGGAACCACTTGGGGTTCGTGGTCCGCATGGCCATGTCCATGGGCCTTCACAGAGATCCCTCAGAATTCGAGCCGCGAATGACCCCATTCCACGGCGAGATTAGAAGGAGGCTGTGGTTCACGGTCCTAGACATGGACTTGTACATGTCAATTCTCGCAAATATGCCCTGTCTCGTTCGTGAGGGCGACTATACCTGTCGGCCGCCGCGAAATCTGGACGACAGCGAGCTCTTTCCAGAGATGACTGAGCTGCCGCCCTCGAGGCCCTTGGATCAAGTAACAGATAGTCAGATGCAAGTCTATGCGTCCATGACCCTCCCCACTCGGATGAAGGTGGCTCACATGATTAATCGCATCGACACCATCCGTGACTACCAGGAGGTGCTGGATGTGGGCGGGAAGCTGGAGCGATTCATTGAAGATATCAACTACATCTTTCCCCGGCACGCTCTCAATGATATTGGAAAGAGCAGACTCTGGCGGAACCGGGTCATTCTCGATATGCATGTGAGAcggccgctgctggcgttgTATCGACCATTTGCCATGGCAGCCCCCGAGGCGCCGACGCTAATCTCACGGGCGTATCTTCGATCATGCATGGTGATATTGAAATAcctcgacgagctggacCCTACCTTGCCGCATTTTGACGACATTTATCAAATGTATATGCAGCTGTTGAAGCGAGACATCATCCAGGCTTCGCTGAGCGTGTGCTATTTTATCAAATCGGCTATTCGTCCTtctgccaacagcagcatgcTCGCTCAGCAAGGACTCAGGGCTTCGCCGGGGCCCTCGGATGATGTGCCGTCGTATATCCCATTCCCAACCTATGTCCCGGATGACTTGATGCTTTGGTCGCCATCACGGCTCATCAGCACGGTGCAAAAAATAATCGAACTGCTCGTTGGGCAGGTTCGCGGCAGCGACCTCAAGGACATTCTCTGCGTCGCTGTTGTTCTGGAGAGTGTGAGAAAAGCCGATGTTAGAAGCGAGGAGATTACGAATACCATGTTTGACCTGCTGAATGCTTGTTTGAGAGCCACCAATATGACGACGGAGAAACTTCGAAACCCATCATTGGGTAATGTCAATGAATACCAACGCGATGCGTACGCTCATGGCAGGATGCCGTATATACAGCAAGGGTACGGCATGGGAGGCATGTCGGATCACACCCAAGAATTTGGCGGTTGGATCATGTGGGATGGTTGGGATTGA
- a CDS encoding uncharacterized protein (EggNog:ENOG41) → MHIFISGATGRNGRLILAEALSHNHTVTVLARDPSSLTPHPNLTIIQGTPTSLQDVQTALSTPSPPSAILTTLNQRRVSDNPFSALHPDTPPDLLTSTARVLLSAIANTAFSETPKIIINSLFGARESMDNMGWLFRAVLTHSTMKIAIKDHNNMDELIRKSGIPFVFARPARLTEGPAEAVRVWPDDGQGVGWNAAISRASLAEWMVKAAEASEWDGKSPVLTK, encoded by the exons AtgcacatcttcatctccggaGCCACCGGCCGCAACGgccgcctcatcctcgccgagGCCCTCTCCCACAACCACACCGTCACCGTCCTCGCCCGCGATCCATCCTCCCTCACACCACACCCGAATCTCACAATCATCCAAG GAACGCCAACCTCCCTCCAAGACGTGCAAACCGCCCTCTCAACACCATCCCCCCCGTCCGCCATCCTCACAACCCTCAACCAGCGCCGCGTCTCCGACAACCCCTTCTCGGCACTGCACCCCGACACGCCCCCGGACCTGCTCACCTCCACCGCGCGGGTCCTCCTCTCCGCCATTGCAAACACAGCCTTTTCCGAGACCcccaaaatcatcatcaactccCTCTTTGGCGCGCGCGAATCCATGGACAACATGGGCTGGCTCTTCCGCGCCGTGCTGACTCATAGCACAATGAAgattgccatcaaggacCACAACAACATGGACGAGTTGATTCGTAAAAGCGGGATTCCGTTTGTCTTTGCGAGGCCGGCGAGGCTGACCGAGGGTCCTGCTGAGGCTGTCCGGGTCTGGCCGGATGATGGGCAGGGTGTAGGCTGGAATGCGGCCATTAGTAGGGCTAGCTTGGCTGAGTGGATGGTCAAGGCAGCTGAGGCGAGCGAGTGGGATGGCAAGTCCCCGGTGCTGACAAAATAG
- a CDS encoding uncharacterized protein (EggNog:ENOG41~BUSCO:EOG092D0PK7), which produces MSTRQLRKLQKQRELEAKAVQESEGSDGDASNDEIAPVVAKPRANLFAALGGDDGDGGDESEEVEQEAKAPVSPVEEPAAPAAARKSKKKKKKSKKNKAAAQAQDAEHSEDDEIDRAIRELKIEPRVQDGSSQDNGSALNNILKINPYNLKVANEMRNLFGRDIIESAAVDEEEQRRGTRRRNMPQQMDIETFLKWPTDGRKLPESSRKRNVFIHGRDHWPLRPTGGLSMKELGKTADGTGVEYTYVHNKDYDDVQTMFFVQVQMGDPMRMVYLLKRFPYHVSTLLQVSSVAKQDQNMALSAELCERALFSFGRVALSSFKQNLEHGMARLDFRRPENRQFWLAGYHYIKSLIRKGTYKTALEWAKLLYSLDRSDPYAMRHMIHSLALKAHESDWLLDFLGQLDTKGEREDLAYLMQSRVLARLQVGDAEKARQDIVDGMKKVPWLYSALFQTLNLDIPQSIWGVKAEGGARPFLTQLYVHQVGDLWNSPEAKSLLEDVAKGIDRADIDKTEATSDLKIDMGLARLIFLNGETSLMGLLPWDVFDQQPNYEFDPLPPAEEDNIFTAEGCRLPWRERQSARGHPPAALEEFFAQVEELIGQPGRGAIAGVGVGEDEDEEDPAAREMLALQRWGNGEAGDFGLEHEQNATDEGLEQDVTNEAAESAEDQGLMRRFMQMFGFGRGAGADTTETGGHEAAREEEEDDDETRR; this is translated from the exons ATGTCGACAAGACAGCTTCgcaagctgcagaagcagagaGAGCTAGAGGCAAAGGCTGTGCAAGAGTCTGAAGGcagcgatggcgatgccagcAATGACGAAATTGCTCCTGTAGTGGCAAAACCTCGGGCCAATCTGTTTGCTGCGCTCGGAGGCGACGATGGTGacggtggtgatgagagCGAAGAGGTagagcaagaagcaaaagctccGGTATCGCCTGTGGAAGagccagctgctccagctgctgcgcggaagagcaaaaagaagaagaagaagagcaagaaaaataAGGCGGCGGCTCAGGCCCAGGACGCTGAGCAtagcgaagatgatgagattgacCGAGCAATCAGAGAGTTGAAAATCGAGCCGCGGGTTCAGGATGGGTCATCTCAGGACAATGGTTCAGCGCTCAACAACATTCTGAAAATCAACCCGTATAACCTCAAAGTGGCCAATGAGATGCGAAACCTATTCGGCCGGGACATCATTGAGTCGGCAGCGGTggatgaggaggagcagcgccgCGGGACACGCCGAAGGAATATGCCGCAGCAGATGGACATTGAGACGTTCCTCAAGTGGCCGACGGATGGCCGCAAGCTGCCTGAGAGCTCTCGGAAGCGCAACGTCTTCATTCATGGAAGAGACCACTGGCCGCTGAGGCCGACTGGGGGCCTGTCCATGAAAGAGCTCGGCAAGACTGCCGACGGGACTGGAGTGGAATACACTTACGTGCACAACAAGGACTACGACGACGTCCAGACCATGTTTTTCGTACAGGTGCAGATGGGAGACCCCATGAGGATGGTGTACTTGCTCAAAAGATTTC CCTACCATGTCTCCACTCTACTCCAAGTGAGCAGCGTTGCAAAGCAGGACCAGAACATGGCCCTCTCTGCAGAGCTTTGTGAGCGCGCCTTGTTCAGCTTTGGCCGAGTGGCGCTCTCGTCATTCAAGCAAAATCTCGAGCATGGAATGGCTCGCTTGGATTTCAGGAGACCGGAGAACCGCCAGTTCTGGCTCGCCGGATACCACTACATAAAAAGCCTCATCAGAAAGGGAACTTATAAGACTGCACTGGAGTGGGCGAAGCTACTCTACTCCCTGGACCGTAGCGATCCTTATGCGATGAGGCATATGATTCACTCTCTGGCTCTCAAGGCACACGAATCAGATTGGCTCCTTGATTTCTTGGGCCAATTAGACACGaaaggcgagagagaagacttAGCATACCTCATGCAGAGTCGAGTATTGGCGAGACTACaggttggcgatgctgaGAAGGCTAGGCAAGATATTGTCGATGGAATGAAGAAAGTTCCCTGGTTATACTCGGCTTTATTCCAAACATTGAACCTTGACATCCCACAATCCATCTGGGGCGTCAAAGCTGAGGGAGGTGCCCGCCCCTTTTTGACGCAATTATACGTGCATCAAGTAGGAGACTTATGGAACAGCCCCGAAGCAAAGTCGCTCTTGGAAGATGTAGCCAAGGGCATCGATCGGGCAGACATTGACAAAACAGAGGCTACAAGCGACCTGAAAATTGACATGGGCCTCGCCAGATTAATCTTCTTAAATGGGGAGACATCTCTCATGGGGCTCTTGCCATGGGACGTATTTGACCAGCAGCCCAACTACGAATTCGATCCGCTGCCGCCCGCGGAGGAAGACAACATCTTCACGGCTGAAGGATGCAGGCTCCCCTGGCGCGAGCGACAGTCTGCCAGGGGCCACCCCCCGGCGGCTCTCGAGGAGTTCTTTGCTCAGGTGGAGGAACTGATTGGGCAACCAGGCAGAGGGGCAATTGCTGGAGTAGGAgtaggagaagatgaagatgaagaagacccAGCAGCACGCGAAATGCTAGCATTGCAACGATGGGGCAATGGCGAAGCTGGGGATTTTGGACTCGAGCACGAACAGAATGCTACGGATGAGGGGCTCGAGCAGGATGTCACAAATGAGGCGGCGGAGAGCGCTGAGGATCAAGGGCTCATGCGCAGGTTCATGCAGATGTTTGGATTTGGACGGGGCGCTGGGGCGGATACGACGGAGACGGGGGGCCATGAGGCGgcaagagaggaggaggaagatgacgacgaaaCTCGTAGATAg